From the genome of Spirosomataceae bacterium TFI 002, one region includes:
- a CDS encoding TonB family C-terminal domain-containing protein yields MKKSLIFVLLTALVIGGIYYNNSVSAHQEAMSNTYNYNLDLGFYKKYRSGIIYKMESRFLKTISKEKLYAAKSVRDIFPLKSTLGIESFHTVSFGILENEKENVKVGDDEHLTDDQLALIKTIEYSDNIYVRAYYKVRNAYSGEMEEKQLIYYLSIVPEKEAVYMNGYDSFISYLKLNSNEKSLSIDNKKLKPGRIIFTVNKNGAIENAKVESTSGYAALDDNLLELINKMPGNWQPASNSLGEKVNQDFVFFFGLEGC; encoded by the coding sequence ATGAAAAAGAGTCTTATTTTTGTTCTTTTAACCGCTCTCGTAATTGGAGGTATTTATTATAACAATTCAGTTTCTGCCCATCAAGAGGCAATGAGCAATACGTATAACTACAATTTAGATTTGGGCTTTTACAAAAAGTACCGATCAGGGATCATTTATAAAATGGAATCCCGATTTCTCAAGACCATTTCTAAGGAGAAACTATATGCCGCAAAATCCGTAAGAGATATCTTTCCATTGAAGTCGACTTTAGGAATTGAATCTTTTCATACCGTAAGTTTCGGTATTCTTGAAAATGAAAAAGAGAACGTTAAAGTGGGTGATGACGAACATTTAACTGATGACCAGCTTGCTTTAATTAAAACAATCGAATACTCTGACAATATTTATGTAAGAGCTTATTACAAGGTAAGGAACGCTTACTCAGGAGAAATGGAAGAAAAGCAGCTTATTTATTACCTCTCTATTGTTCCAGAAAAAGAGGCCGTTTATATGAATGGATATGACAGTTTCATTTCTTACCTTAAATTGAATAGCAACGAAAAATCACTTTCTATTGATAATAAAAAGCTAAAACCTGGCAGAATAATTTTTACCGTAAATAAAAATGGTGCAATTGAAAACGCTAAGGTGGAATCTACATCTGGGTACGCAGCATTGGATGATAACTTATTGGAGTTAATTAACAAAATGCCTGGTAATTGGCAGCCAGCGAGTAATTCACTGGGTGAAAAAGTAAATCAAGATTTTGTGTTCTTTTTTGGTTTGGAGGGCTGTTAA